The Pangasianodon hypophthalmus isolate fPanHyp1 chromosome 2, fPanHyp1.pri, whole genome shotgun sequence genome window below encodes:
- the LOC128317250 gene encoding uncharacterized protein LOC128317250 has product MLKEVDDGVETEAIDQLQNVFLDQAEETSGQVRKFKVLNGIFFTAGESGEIVTSANAEAEAEAFNGFLTVLLEETRDKNNLPLEEVEAEAQERNPEEAETENSTSLDQVNGNNTDGPVENTGNGNEKKKRTRRGTRGKGRKINYKKFQDNKAAEAIERPPEDAETMNSTPLAEQNGGRKELMDAKASRDQHKRQTQRKPQTQSHVWTHRDGACESGWRGPAHWDRRDRRIPRRSTQDTPSHAGA; this is encoded by the exons ATGCTaaaggaggtggatgatggggtgGAGACTGAAGCCATCGaccagctccagaacgtctTCCTGGATCAGGCAGAGGAAACTtctggcca AGttagaaaatttaaagttttaaatggaattttttttacagcaggaGAAAGTGGGGAGATCGTGACGAGTGCCAAcgctgaagctgaggctgaagcctTTAATGGTTTCCTCACCGTCCTCCTGGAGGAGACAAGGGACAAGAACAACCTGCCTCTGG AAGAAGTTGAGGCTGAAGCTCAAGAAAGAAATCCAGAAGAGGCTGAAACAGAGAATAGCACATCTCTGG ATCAAGTAAACGGCAATAATACAGACGGGCCTGTTGAAAACACTGGGAATGGAaacgagaaaaagaaaaggaccagGAGAGGGACACGAGGCAAAGGAAGaaagataaattacaaaaagttccaggacaacaaagcag CTGAGGCCATAGAAAGACCACCAGAAGATGCAGAAACAATGAACAGCACACCTCTGG CTGAACAGAATGGAGGGAGGAAAGAGCTGATGGACGCCAAAGCATCAAGAGACCAACAtaaaagacagacacaaagaaagCCACAGACACAGTCACATGTCTGGACACACCGTGACGGAGCCTGCGAGTCAGGGTGGAGAGGACCTGCTCACTGGGACCGGAGAGACAGGAGAATCCCGAGAAGATCAACTCAAGACACACCATCACATGCTGGAGCCTGA
- the LOC128317961 gene encoding germ cell nuclear acidic protein-like: protein MNNVIFFSEGDKAESEAKADAEAELVTDAHTDAEVEAEIEAEAEPEDEAEAKADAETESEAEAEAKTEPEAEAEAKTEAEAEAKTEPEAEPEAEAVAEERKPEDTETENSTSLDGAKGNNADEPVESIRKGNEKKKWTRRGTRGRGRKINYEKLQANKAEEDKAEAVAEAETKVEAEVDAKDEVEAEADPEERKPEGAETENRTFLVNGNKTEKTVENSGNGNEKKKRTRRGTRGKGRKINYKKFQANKEGIIIINIIS, encoded by the exons atgaataatgtgatttttttttcagaaggagATAAGGCTGAATCTGAGGCTAAAGCTGACGCTGAAGCTGAACTTGTAACTGATGCTCACACTGATGCTGAAGTTGAGGCTGaaattgaagctgaagctgaacctgaGGATGAAGCTGAGGCAAAAGCTGACGCTGAAACTGaatctgaagctgaagctgaggctaaaactgaacctgaggctgaagctgaggctaaaactgaagctgaagctgaggctaaaactgaacctgaagctgaacctgaggctgaagccgttgctgaagaaagaaagccagaagacacagaaacagagaacagcacatcTCTGG ATGGAGCAAAAGGCAACAATGCAGACGAGCCTGTTGAAAGCATCAGGAAAGGAAacgagaaaaagaaatggaccAGGAGAGGAACACGAGGCAGAGGGAGAAAGATCAATTACGAAAAATTACAGGCCAACaaagcag AAGAAGATAAGGCTGAAGCTGTTGCTGAAGCAGAGACTAAAGTTGAGGCTGAAGTAGATGCTAAAGATGAGGTTGAAGCTGAGGCTGACCCTGAAGAAAGAAAGCCAGAAGGTGCTGAAACAGAGAACAGGACATTCCTGG TAAACGGCAATAAGACGGAGAAGACTGTTGAAAACAGTGGGAatggaaatgagaaaaagaaaaggaccagGCGAGGGACACgaggaaaaggaaggaagataaattacaaaaagttcCAGGCCAACAAagaaggtattattattattaatatcatatcatga